Proteins encoded within one genomic window of Vitis riparia cultivar Riparia Gloire de Montpellier isolate 1030 unplaced genomic scaffold, EGFV_Vit.rip_1.0 scaffold808_pilon_pilon, whole genome shotgun sequence:
- the LOC117910676 gene encoding serine/arginine repetitive matrix protein 1-like, with protein sequence MARTRGAKSSSPSTRLRIPRDTPIQGFIFEPPRPRVVLPPVEDAPISPPSRRYNIRRSLTMAGASSSKGQKSGTGPPKKKAKVSKPIDLTESSSEPESEPTPSPPPVKKSPPPAKKTQPS encoded by the coding sequence ATGGCTAGAACTCGAGGAGCTAAGTCCTCGTCCCCATCGACTCGCCTGAGAATCCCAAGAGACACGCCTATCCAGGGCTTCATATTCGAGCCTCCGCGGCCACGAGTTGTCCTACCTCCGGTTGAGGACGCACCCATCAGTCCTCCGTCCAGGCGTTATAACATAAGAAGGTCACTTACCATGGCCGGTGCGAGCTCTTCTAAAGGCCAAAAATCAGGTACTGGTCccccaaagaagaaagccaaggtCTCTAAGCCAATTGATCTAACAGAGTCGTCTTCAGAGCCTGAATCAGAGCCTACGCCATCTCCGCCGCCTGTCAAAAAGTCTCCACCACCTGCCAAAAAGACTCAGCCATCTTAG